The following are from one region of the Novosphingobium humi genome:
- a CDS encoding putative bifunctional diguanylate cyclase/phosphodiesterase, which translates to MVNQFDDVALLMQTQTADRGYRNRLTSFAAVVQPRLESGEALRHLTGAFDPAWIESNLARYFLDRDNITRLIVVDGRDRPLFFAMDGRSVDPGMISGAYASAMADLLGRTRAAEASIPSGKTDALPQPVQFTNILFAENQLYIMTSTLVRSHAGALGGPVVITMAPVDRSVLSIFSVGKLVNNFRVTTDLRGDDKTAVLPLQDLGGKVVAGLAWDRRNPGSDLLVRLMWPMVAMLLLLLLLGASLARQTHRYARGLILSEARARHLAFHDTLTQLPNRALMFERLNQLRSLARRSGMDVAVLCLDLDRFKEVNDTLGHPAGDTLIRAAARRLANLLRDTDTVARLGGDEFVILQPHSGAAGAAHLAERIINAFARPFDIDGQVVEIGCSIGITIISDPDISASEVLRQADLALYCSKEKGRNRATFFEPEMDAALRIRRHLEMDLREALNEEMLHMVYQPQVDAQGRMRGVEALVRWNHPEKGLIPPNAFVVLAEESGLIAQLGAFIVGRVFAETRNWHGVPVAINVSALQLRSPNFMVMISRLVAEHAIDPRQYEFEITETVLLGDDAATRDNIATLKQEGFAIALDDFGTGYSSLSSLQRFAVDRIKIDRAFVRNLDDDDEDAVRLIQAIIQLALALDLEVIAEGVETEGQRARLLECGCDHFQGFLFSRPVSAETLGQMIESRAPLGPVHSAALLAVSAAGQGRGR; encoded by the coding sequence ATGGTCAACCAATTCGACGATGTCGCGCTTTTGATGCAGACCCAGACGGCCGACCGCGGTTACCGCAATCGCCTGACCAGCTTTGCCGCCGTTGTTCAACCGCGGCTGGAATCGGGGGAAGCGCTGCGCCATCTGACCGGCGCGTTCGATCCGGCTTGGATCGAGAGTAATCTGGCGCGCTATTTTCTTGATCGCGATAATATCACCCGGCTGATCGTGGTGGACGGGCGTGACCGTCCGCTGTTCTTTGCCATGGATGGGCGCAGCGTCGATCCGGGCATGATCAGCGGCGCCTATGCCAGCGCAATGGCCGATCTTCTGGGCCGGACGCGGGCGGCCGAAGCCTCGATCCCGTCCGGCAAGACCGATGCCTTGCCCCAGCCGGTCCAGTTCACCAATATCCTGTTTGCCGAAAACCAGCTTTATATCATGACCTCGACGCTGGTGCGCTCTCATGCGGGGGCTTTGGGCGGGCCGGTGGTGATCACCATGGCGCCGGTGGATCGCTCGGTGCTGTCGATTTTCAGCGTCGGCAAACTGGTAAACAATTTCCGCGTTACCACCGATCTGCGCGGCGATGACAAGACTGCGGTCCTCCCGCTACAGGATCTGGGCGGCAAGGTGGTGGCCGGTCTGGCATGGGATCGCCGCAATCCGGGCAGTGACCTTCTGGTGCGGCTGATGTGGCCGATGGTGGCGATGCTGCTGCTTTTGCTGCTGCTGGGCGCCAGCCTTGCGCGTCAGACGCACCGCTATGCGCGCGGCCTGATCCTGTCCGAGGCGCGGGCGCGCCATCTGGCTTTTCACGACACGCTGACCCAATTGCCCAATCGCGCGCTGATGTTCGAGCGGCTTAACCAGTTGCGCTCGCTGGCGCGGCGATCGGGGATGGATGTGGCGGTGCTATGTCTCGATCTGGACCGGTTCAAAGAGGTCAACGACACACTGGGCCATCCGGCCGGCGATACGCTGATCCGCGCGGCGGCGCGCAGGCTGGCCAATCTCCTGCGCGATACCGATACGGTGGCGCGGCTTGGCGGGGACGAGTTCGTGATCCTGCAGCCGCATTCGGGCGCGGCAGGCGCCGCCCATCTGGCCGAACGGATTATCAACGCCTTTGCCCGGCCGTTTGATATTGATGGGCAGGTGGTGGAAATCGGCTGCTCGATCGGCATCACCATCATCAGCGATCCCGACATTTCGGCCAGCGAGGTGCTGCGTCAGGCCGATCTGGCGCTCTATTGCTCCAAGGAAAAGGGGCGCAACCGAGCCACTTTCTTCGAGCCGGAAATGGATGCCGCGCTGCGCATCCGGCGCCACCTGGAAATGGACCTGCGCGAGGCTCTGAACGAAGAGATGCTGCATATGGTCTATCAGCCGCAGGTGGACGCCCAGGGCCGCATGCGCGGGGTCGAGGCGCTGGTGCGGTGGAACCATCCGGAAAAGGGCCTGATCCCCCCCAATGCCTTTGTGGTGTTGGCCGAGGAGAGCGGGCTGATCGCGCAATTGGGCGCTTTTATTGTCGGGCGCGTCTTTGCCGAAACGCGCAATTGGCATGGCGTGCCGGTGGCGATCAACGTTTCCGCGCTGCAATTGCGATCCCCCAATTTCATGGTAATGATCAGCCGCCTTGTGGCCGAACATGCCATCGACCCGCGCCAATATGAATTCGAGATCACCGAAACTGTGCTGTTGGGCGATGATGCGGCCACGCGCGACAATATCGCCACGCTCAAGCAGGAAGGCTTTGCCATCGCGCTGGACGATTTCGGCACGGGCTATTCCAGCCTGTCCTCGCTGCAACGCTTTGCGGTGGACCGGATCAAGATCGACCGCGCCTTTGTGCGCAATCTGGATGATGACGACGAGGATGCCGTCCGCCTTATTCAGGCGATCATCCAACTGGCTCTTGCGCTCGATCTCGAGGTGATTGCCGAGGGCGTGGAAACCGAAGGTCAGCGCGCGCGTTTGCTGGAATGCGGCTGCGACCATTTCCAGGGCTTCCTCTTTTCGCGCCCGGTCAGCGCGGAGACACTGGGCCAGATGATCGAATCGCGCGCGCCCTTGGGGCCGGTTCATTCGGCCGCGCTGCTGGCGGTATCGGCGGCAGGGCAGGGGCGCGGCAGATAG